The DNA sequence agagggcAAGGGCACCCCAGCCTGCCCGAAGATGCCAGTAGCTACCTTCTTCCCAAAGGCACTGCCCAGTGCTCCCAGCTAAAAGCTCAGCACCTCCGCGCTGTGTCAGCTGCCCCACGTCCGTCCCATCCTTGTGTGAAGACGCCTTCGCTCACTGAGGCCTCCCCTGGGTCCTCCTCACCCATCCCGGGGTCCAGAGGCGGGATACAGGGCACCCTGGGATCTGGACAAGGGAGTACAGGGCAGCGGGCAGTGCGGGCTACGGCCTCTGTCCAGATCTGCCCTCTCCCAAATGTGGATTCTGCTGGTCCTCACGGTGTCTCTGCAGAAGCGGCCCGGGGTGCTGTGCAGGACAGGGGCTGCTGAGGGACCGGGGCCCCTCCCGCTACTCTGCGCGGCCTGGGGTACCGGCTGGGGGCCGCCTTCCCGGAGTGCTcacctcaaggtcacacaggccCCCTGCAggtgctctccccacccctgtgCGCCCCGAATCCTGGGACAGCCGGAGGGGCTTCTGCACTCAGAAACTAACTCCCACTGACCGCCTCGCGCTCTGCGCGGTGAGCCTCCCGGGGCCTGTCCCCTGGGCTGTCCCCTCCCTGGCTAGCAGGTGCTTCGGCCTTCGGTCCCCTTTGCATGTGGCTCCGGGAGCCATCAGCAGAGGGAAAGTGGGGGCTGGGGCGGAGTGCGAGGTGCAGAGGCTGATGGGTCCCCGCAGCCCTCCCCTACCCCCCCTGCCTCCACGGGAGAGACCAACCCTGTGCCGCCACCACCACCCTGGCCAGGGGCCAGCGGAGGACACCCTCAGTCGGCGTGTGGCCGCGGGGGGCTCTTGGTCTGTCCAGAGTCCAAAGTGGGAGGACACAGCTCTGCCGAGGAAGGGGCTGCCCGTTATGACGAAAGCATCGTCACAAAGCAACGGCTCGAGGCCACAAGTGGAGATGGCCTCTCCCAGACCCACCGGCCACCCAGCAGGGCTGAGCCATGGCTGGGGAGCAGCGGACAGTCCTTACGGGAGTCCCCAGGAGCTTCTgggggagcaggggtgaggggctgcAGAGAAACGTTTCTAGGAGTCGTTTCTTCTTATGTCCCATCACAAGCCTTGGCTCCGTCCAGCGACGAGGCGTCCTGCTGCCAGTCCCCCCGCCGGACCCTCCGGACCCTGCCCAGGGCTCTTCTGGCCTCTCCCTGTGCTGAGTGAGCTCAGGGAGGCCCCGGTGTGGGGGCTGTAGGCTCCTCCAACAGTGGGGGTGCCCTGGGCACATCTGGACCCTGGTCCACGAGGGGTCAGCTCCTGGCCTTGAATGGGGAGCCTGGGGGGATGTGATGGCTAGGGTGACAGGGACAAGGAGAAGGACGCAGAAGCAAAGCTCCTGTGGccagctgggggagggaaggggtgactgaggtcagtgggggtgggggtaggacactattgttttctttttccctgcctTGAGCACTGGGGGCAGAGGTTGctttaaaggagagagaggaaggaaaagggtaGTTAGTCCCAGGGAAAGGCCGCATGGGGGCGGTGGACCCCTGCCCCTCTCAACCGGCCAGGCTGCTAACACCGGGGTTCCTCCAAACATCGTATGATTCAACACCAAACCCGTTCGTCTgcgctgggcaggggtgggggggtggcgagGGAGCTccttccttgcttgtgctctggcCCCACTCATGATTCATCCCACAGGACCCCCaacaccccactccccacccctcttgCCCTCAGGGGGTTCCCCTCCAAGGCTTCCGCGGAGGGTCTGGAGCTGAGGGAGGTGGGTCTGGACATGGAGACTCACAGTGGGCCCAGGGCAGAAGGGAGGCCCGGGGGGGCCCCAGACACGTGTCTGGGCAGCGCCTTCTGGGGGCTCCCCCTTGCCAAGGGCTCCCCTGCTGCTCTGGATGCCGCTGGCCGAGCTGACTTCTGCCCTCTGCTGGCCGCGGCCAGCATTACATGCTCCTCTCTGGCCAAATTCCCCAATTCAGGGCGCCTCCTTGAGTCACCTGTACCCAGGAGCCACAGAGGGCCCGGCTGTGTGAGATGCACCGGGCCGGGGGGGCCTGGTGACAGAGGGTGCTGCCCACCCTGACCACGACACGGGAAGAGCCACACACTCGCACCCGTCTGCTCTCTGCAGGGACGGACGGGGCCAAGGGAGGGAGACAGCGGGCAAGCAGAGGGGCCGGTCGGGAATCCGCAGGTCCCTGGCTTGGCAGGAGTCGCCCtcgggggttcctgaggcaccccAAGGCCGCTGACAGCGGTTCCTCCGTGGAAGGTCCGATAGCCTCCGAGGGCTGGTTGGTCACTCGGCAGCCCGGTAGGAGGGCACCGCGCACGCACACGCGTCAGGACCAGGCCCGCCCCTCAGAGGGTGGCCACCCCGCTGGGACAGGTCACGCACGCCCCCGGTGAACAAGAGGACGGTGGCTTCCAGCCGCGCTGGGGATCGCGCGCCGTGTGCTACTTTCAACGTGGGAGCGCAGAGCTGAGTGTGAGGGACCTGGGAGCAGGTGCTCGGCCTCTCGCGGCAGCCCGGGAGCTGATGGCGTCCGCGCCCCTCACCTCTGGCCCCTGCTGCCCAGAGCCTGACCGGAGGCCTCCTGGCTGGGCACCGCAGTAGGGGGTGGCCCCCTCCTTCCAGAAAGGATGAACAGGCCGACCAACGAGGGCAGCCCCTCAGGAGAGCACAGACAGACCTCCTGCCACTGGCAGGCCCTCGGGCTCCATGTCCTTGGCTTGGAGGAAGCCTCGGGCCCAgtggcctggccctgccccccTCTCCTGACTCTGGGAGGCCTGTTGTATCCATCAGCGCTGCTTTGCTGGACCACAAGGAAACCCACCAAAAAGTGACTTGTGCGAGGCAGCAGTGCTCGGAGACGCGTGGGAAGCGGTGTCTGAGCGTCTCTCCACTGCTGCCTCGCACAGGAGGCCGTGGCCGCCAGCACTTCCCCTCCTACAACCTCCAGCGTGGGTCTCGGGGACGCTCCGGCCCCTGCTCTCTCCAGGCGTGTCAGAGATGCTCAAGGTGGCCGTGCTGGAGCCAGGACGCCCCTCGTGTCCCAGCCAAGGTCCTGCCGTCCCAGAAGCAGACAAGCCTCCAAGTGCGAGCAGAGGGCCAGGAACGAGAGCCCGAGAGAACCCTGACAGAGAAGTGGGGACTGGGGCAGGCGAGCAAGGAGCAGGGACAGGCGTGTTCTCAGGCCGCTAGCCCCCCAGGGACACGGGGACAGAGCGAAGGAGCCCCAGGAACAGATGCTGGGCCACCTGTGCACCCGCCTTGCCTGTCCCTGGCTGAGGGTCGCTCGCCAACCCTCGTGCCCTGACTGGCCATGAGTCAGAACGCGCCTCGGCGCTGGCGGTGGGCAGCGCTGCTGTGTCCCCGGGAAGGTCTAGCACCAGGTCCCGGTGAGCCGAGCGGGCCATCTCAGGGTGCCGTTGACAGAGCGCCCGCTGCGTGCCTGTGGCGTGGCGGCTCAGCGGGGACTGAACCAGGCTGACGGCCAGCCGGGCAGTGAGCGGGTGGCCCGTCCTTACAGAAGGCCACCAAGGAGGCCATCCGGCCTTGTCGTCCTCACAGGCACTACAGGGTGAGAGGTCCTTGCCCCGTGGTAGCTTTGCTTCCTGAGCCCCCAGTCTTTCCGACCCTAATGCTCGGGTCCCCCAGTGGGGAAGGGCACCAGTGGGCTGAACTTGGGCTGTCCCGTGCCCTGGAAGAGCAGCCACGCCGGCGGGTGCCGAGCAGCagcggggaggagggagaggcagcccGGGGTGGccgcagacagacacacagacatgcGTGCCTGGACCCTGAAGCCTCTGCACCTCCTCATCAGGTCTTGGAAACCGGGAGGGTCCCCGTCCATGCTGCCTGCACGCAGGCTGTGTCCGGCAAAGGGCAAACCCTGACTTTGACAGTGAAGCTGAGGGACCCTTCAGGTCACAGCCCTGCAGACAGGGCAGAGCCGGGAGAGGGGAGTGGAGACACCCCAGCCCCGGAGGCCTTGTCCCGCGTTGGCGGCCGGCGCAGCCCGCGCAGAGGCCTGACGGCGGGAGCTCTGAGGCCGAGGCGGCGCGCAGGGAAAGCCGTCCGCCCCAGCGCCAGGATGGGGACACCCAGGGGGTTGGGGGATCCGGCCTCTAGACCCTCCCCTCCCTGCGGGGTGGGCGCTGAGAGGGGCAGCTCACAGCCCAGGTCCTCTGCCCGCAGCAGACAGACGAGGCGGCCCAGACGGACAGCCAGCCACTCCACCCCTCCGACCCCACAGAGAAGCAGCAGCCCAAGCGGCTGCACGTCTCCAACATCCCCTTCCGGTTCAGGGACCCCGACCTGCGGCAAATGTTCGGGGTGAGTGTGTGCGGCCCCTTCATCCCCCAACCCCGGGACCCCGCTGCCTCCCGGGGCCAGCCCTGCCCTGACCCGAGCCGGCAGGATGGACGGGAGGAGGGAGGACCCAAGCGCAGGGAGCAGCAGCGGCCGGAACACGCCCCCACGAGCTCCGCCTGTGCTCCGGGCCTCGTAGGGACCCCGTGGGGCTGAGGCCAGTGCCGGGTCGGTGATGACTCTGCAGTCCCAAGGGCTTACCCAGGGCTCCAGGGACCCCTGTGCCCTCCCAAGGCACCTGGACGGGCAGCTCAGCCTCCTggcctcagcccagcccctgcctctcccacGTGCTGAGGGCCGAGCACTGTGTCGTTCCGGGCCCGACCGCGGGAAGCCAGCGTGGCTGTGAGAACCCACAGGGCGGGCCTTCCGTGCTGTGGCTTGAGCTGAGCGCCACGCAGGTGCCGGGCCCACTAGGTGCCCGCGGGCGGGTGGGCGGGCAGCGGCCGGGCCATTTGTCTGAGAACCGCGTGGCCGTGGAAGCCTCGTGCGCCTGGCCCGCGTTGGGTCCCTCACCCCAAACCCTCTTCCCCGTGGCTGGCACGGTGCCCGCCCTCACCCCTGCCACACGCTAGGCGGGCTCTGGTCCCcgagccccagccctgccttcacGCCACCCACCTCCCAGGTGGGATTCGTCAAAGGGGAGGTGGCCTGAGGGTGGCCCCGGGACGGACCCAGCACCCACACCGCGCCCCAAATAGCCACCGCCCTTCTTGGAGGCCGGGCCCCACGGCACATGGGGCTTCAAGGTAGTGAGGGGCCGGTGAAATTGGGAATCCTCAGGATTTGGCTCGCCTTGGCCTGGACCAGGCTGCTACCTTACAGAGCTCACCTGGACCGGGACCCTCAGTCCGTATCCCATCACCTGTGCCCGTACAACGGGCACCGGCTGGCGTCTGCTCACCCGTCCCCACACCAGAGCTCACCCCATCCCTGCACCGGGCCGTCCACTCACTTGTCCCCACACCGGGGCGTCCGCTCGGCCCGTCCCCGCACTGGGACAGGTGCCATCCTCCTTGTTCTGGTCTTCGTCAGAGTCGGGATTCACCGCTGTGTTGCTCTGTGTCGTGTCCCTGTTCCTTTAGACACCCGGCTCCCAGCATTGTGGAATGTCGGGGACACCCATCAGTTACACACACTGGAGGCCGcaggacaggcctctggggacccGGTTTTGGGGATTTAGTTTCATGTGACTGTGAGGGAGCCAGAGCGTCTCCTGGGGTTCCAGGGCCAACGATGGGGCAGGAAGGGGCCCACCACAGCATCTGTGCCTGCCTGGCTGGCACGTCCTAGACCGGTAgagcacccagcacccagctgTTTGGTCCCTCCCAGCACCCAGGTGTTTGGGAAGGACCTGTCCTTAGCCCTTTACCCTTTAGTGTGAATTAGAGGTGGCCATCAGGAAAGGGGCAGAGTccagggtgggagaggggaggtaCTTGGGGAaggctgccccttcccccagtccTCAGCCCTCCACGGAGAACTCAGGGAGggatctcctgaccccagacccCGCCCCACCAGGAGCCCGGCCCCTTCCCTGCAGGGGCTGGTGGAGCAGGGCGGGAGCCAGACCCAGGGCAGCCGGTGAGGGTCTCCCGGGCAGCAGGCGTGCGGCCGGGGCGCTCCTAACCCACCCTCCCCTgtctccccgccccctctctgtctctgcagcaATTCGGAAAAATTTTAGACGTGGAGATCATTTTTAACGAGCGGGGCTCCAAGGTGGGTGCCGCCCAGAGGCCGCCACCATTCCCGCGCCGGCTGTAGGTCCCGCCAGGCTAACCTGTGAAATGTGCGTTTCCTTCCTGGAGAGCTTCGCGCCCGAGGACCCCTGAGCTACGGGTGCTTGTACTCCCCcgcctccgccccgccccgccccgcccccgctgtCTGTGTTGTCGCCGCTGCGGCCGgggatgtctctctctctctctccccccgagCTGCCAGGACCACTCTGTCTGCGCCCGGAGCCCTGGGCCCCTTGGTCCGGGGCCTCACCTGCCCAGCCGCTCCTCCTAGGGGGGGCCGCTGGCCTGCCCAGAGCTGGAGGCTTGGGGGCGCAGCTGCAGGGTGGGCAGCGGGAGGGGGCCTGGCACGGACAAATCCTGCTCCTTGCACAGGCAAGGGAAGACTTCCTCCCCCCATGCAGGctcctggggggaaggggggaggggctgcccccCCGGAGGTCCTGAccacccgcccccccgccccaccttgcCCCCCAGGGGGCATCAGGGTGACcgtcctggtctctggcccaggtTAGCATCTCTCTTGGAGCTTTGGCCTGTCCTCCGGGAGGTGCCAGGCCGTCGGTGCAGGCCGGGCTCGGGTCAGGCCCACAGCTGCCCCCGCCTGGGGCCCTACCCTTCCTGGGCATCCTGATCCTGCCGGTAGCACCAGGGCAGGCCTCTGGGCTGCCGACCTCTCCTTCAACTCACCTGActcagtccctctctctctctctctcccccttccccccttctctccaccccccactgccctgccccccaccccactcctcctATGTCTTCCTTCCTCTCATCCTTTCTCTCCGTGCCTGTCCTTCTCCGCTCACAGGGTTTTGGGTTTGTAACTTTTGAAACTAGCTCAGACGCTGACCGAGCCCGGGAGAAGCTGAATGGGACGATCGTAGAGGGACGGAAAATTGAGGTGCTCAGATAAGTGCGCTGCGCAGGGCGTGCCCTTGAGAACCGCGCtgtcgcccaggtgcccctcccccgccccgcagcCGCCCTGCGGAGAGCCAGACCAGGGTCCCCggagcagggaggcagggccCGGCCCCTGTCCTGGCACCCCTCGTGGGCCCACCCAAGGGCTCCCATCTCTGCCTTCTGGAGGAGGCCCCCCAATGATGAGCGCCAGCCAGACCCCGGGAGGAGCCCCGGAAATCATGTCTGAGGCTGGGCCGTTCCAAGGACTGAGCCAGCTCTGTCTGTCCCCCCGTTGGGGGGTGCTGTTAATGCCCCTGAgccctcccagcagggagccaccgggcccccccacccccaacctcaccTTCCCCAGCTGCCAGGAAGGGACCTAgcccagagaagcagcagagagatgAGGCCAGAGACCCCTGCTCAAGTCCCCTGCCCCTTTTCTGGTGGGCTGCCTGTGCCCCCCGCCCCAGTGCTGTGGCTCTGGGTGTCAGGCAGCTGGGCTCGTGGGCAGGCAGGCAGCAGGAGGTGGCCAGAGAGGAGAGGGTCCACAGCAAGTGCAGAGTCCACGGGAAGAGAAGTGGAAAGGCCTGAGGGGAGGGTTTCTGGAAGCAGAGGGGGTACTACAGGCACTGACCTCAGCCAGTGGCCATAGCCAGCGGGCACCTGGGGACGCAGCCTGAGGTCCAGGGGCTCACACCGGACGTGGGGGACACAGAATGACCCGGACTCCTTTCTCGGTTTCCACCACCTGCTGCCCCGTTCTCTACTTCCTCCCACAGAGGGCTTCCCCCTCGCCTTTCTACACCCGAGTCTGCATCTCTAGGGGGAGGGTCTTAGCCCGGGGATAGGACACACCCCCTTGgcacccaccccctcctctcccatTGGCCTTGCTCCCAAGGGGTCCCATCAGCGCTCTCTGCTGGCCTTAGGAATGGCCCGCTACCCCCACGAGAGGGGTGCCCAGGACTTGGAAGGCCTCAGCAGCCAACAAGGGCACAGAATGTGGGGCCGGTCGGTGAGGCTGAGAGCACTTTGTGGAGAGTCCACCAGGCGGATCTCCAGTGGCCTTGGGTTGTCAGAGAGAGACTGGGCCTGGTCTGTGGGAGCAGGACGTGAAGGACAAGAACCAGTGGCCGGACACGGTGCCTGGGCTGAGGGCTGGGAGCAGTGGTGGCCAAGGCTCCCTGGAGTGGGGGGCAGCACAGTGGAGAGGGGAGGCCCGGGAGGAGGCAGGCCAGGGCCGGGTGCCAGGCGGACAGCAGCGACTGCCATGCAGAAGCAGTGCCAGACAGGACCGGGTTGGTCctcaccttctccccttctctctgggcAGGTCAACAACGCCACAGCCCGCGTCATGACCAATAAGAAGACTGCGAACCCCTACACCAACGGTAAGGGGCCCAGGACCTCGGGGAGGCCGCAGGGGCCGTGGGCCCAGACACAGGCCCTACAGGGGCCTCGGCCACTAGAGGCCCCCCTCCCTGGATGCTGAGTGTCCCCTCGTGTCCCAGCTCTGCCGCGGCAGCAGGGGCTGGATTGGAGGAGGGCTGGGGCCGCCCACCCCACCCACAGAGTTGGCAGGACGCCTGGGCCTTCCCAAGCCCGCAGCACACCCACGTGGACAGGCTTCGGGCACCGTGGGTGTGGTGGCCGCTTCCTGGATCGTTACTTAGTTTCTAAGCAGTGAGGGTGCCTGGGCTAGAGACCCTGCATACTCAGTGAAAGTGATAGGGTAGTTCCCTACCCCTGCCCTGCAGACCCTGGAAGGTCAAGGCCCCCATGGGAGCCTCGGGGTCTGTGATGCACTTCAGCTGAGCGGTCCGCCTTGCACGCCCAGGGCCTGAGCCAAGGTACTCCATCTTCCTCAAAGACAGAACCGCGGAGGCCGGGTTGGGGGGGTGGCCCTCGGTCCCTGCGCGTCTCGGCTCCGACCAGCAATGCACACGGGCTTACAGGCTGGAGCGCAGCTGGCAATGCTCGGGGCCTGTTTGAGTTTGTCCCCGTGTGGGGGGGATGGCGGCCCTGCTCAGTCAGGATGAGCCTCCCTGCGGGCCGGCGCCTCGGCTTCTCAGCCCCCCGCCCTCCTGTCCCTGTGTGACTCAGGTGACAGGCCAGCAAGGGGCAGGACACTAGGGGGGGATCCACCACGTGACCCACCAGCAGGCCCTCCCCATGGGCCCTCCTGGAGCACGACCGGGTCCACATTTAGACTAGATTATTTTGGCTCCCATCCCGAGGACTATGAAAGCTCATGTTTTCCTAaaactctgggggtgcctggcttaGCCAGTGTCCCGAGCTCCTGTTGTGTGCTGGCTCAGGAAGGCAGAGCGGTCGACAGACGTGTTTAAAGAGTCAGGACAATCGCTGGGAGCCGGACGCCtgcttcacccaagagccacccctcaccccccgGCTCTCTGGGAGAGCCTGAGGATGTCAGGAAGCACGAATTCCGAATGGAGTCCAGCCCTGAGCGACCGCATTCCCGGCGCAGGTTGGGCACGGGAGCAGCGCGGCTCGCACGGCAAGAACGGCCAGGTGCTCCCGGTCACAGTCCCACAGAAGCGTCCTCACCGGCCTGAGCAAGAAGGACGAAGGCCGCAGTGGGCCGGGCCCCGGTTCTCTGTGGCGGACAGTGGAGCACAGTGTGCGGGCTCTGGTGACCCGGGCGTGTGGCTGGAACGCTCCAGAACACTCAGAAGTTCGTCAGTTGacggggaggggagcagaagtgTCGCCTCGAGCTCACCAGCTTTGACCAGGTGTTAAGACCGTTtacagaagaaacaaaggagCTGCCCAGGAGGGTGTCCAGCCGCCTCTTCATCTGGAGTCCCGCACAGTGAAATGGAACTGGCAGCAGCGACAGAGGCACCAGGGAGCAGTGACAGACAGAGGCCCCGGATGAGAAATCAGCAGGCGGACATGCCGGGGCCATCTCAAGACAAGTTCCACCTTCAAGAACGGACCCAGAGCAACCACCGGGTGGcagccgggaggaggtgggctcGGGCCATTGCTCCGGGACTCTGCTCCGTCATGGGTTTTTACTAAGAAGACTCAGTTCGTGGGACTGGAGATGaaaccttttttcccctcctgatCGGGGATTTAGAGAAGGTTCCAGATTCTCAGCAGGAACGTTCAGACATAGACATGCACGCTGGTCAGGTGATGGTGACCAGGGAGGGAAGGTGGCCCACAGTGCCCTGGAAAGTGGAGAACGGGCCCCAGGAGCAACATGGTCGCAGACACTCTGCCCTAAATGCCTTCCAGCCAGACGCCCAACAGGGATGTTAGAATCTGGGTATGAGGCTCACAGGTAGAGTCTGACACCCGTGGCCTGGTCTCGCTCTTTGCCACTCTCCAGAGGTGTCTCGCTAGCTGGCCAGTGGGCTCAGTCCCTTTTGTCCCTCCTCACAAAGGCAAGAGGGAAATGGAGCTGAGCCTTCAGGGCCTCCTGAAAACACAAGACCAGATACACTGGTAGGGCCAGGGGGCTGGGCTCGGTCAAGTATACATCCCCAGCCCGTGCTGTCTGAGCTAGCGCCTGGGGCCAGATCATCCTCAAAGCTGGCCAGCCTCCACCCCTGGGGGCCTCAGATGGAAGCAGGCTGCACTCCTGCACCTGGTCCCTGGTGGGAGAGGAAGACTGGCCCAGAAGCCCAGGGCCCCAAGCCAGTGGCCTGAGCCCAGCCCCCTGCAGACAGGGAGAAGCGGCAGGCGAAGATGACAGCAGGGGGCTGGGAAATGGCCAGGAGTGTGGGTATGGCTTgggtctggctctgccacttgccagctcGGCCTGTGAGGCTGCTgcacctccctgagcctccacttgctcatctgtaaaatgggagggcGTGACACCCACCTCCTTGGCTGGGTTTAGACCAGCGTGGCCCAGGGtgaggtgctcaggaaatgtcaGTCGTCTTTATCATTACCTCGAATCCTAAGGCCCTTTCCTGCCCAGGAAGCCTTTCCACTGGCTGCTCTGGGGACGGCCCGGACAGGACAGCCGTGGGGAAGGAGCTCCACCCCAGGGCAGAAGCtgtggggcaggaggtgggaggaggctgCGGCAGAAGCCCCGCCCCTCACGGCTGCGAGGACCCTGCCCCGAAAGCAGCCAGGCCTCCTAAGGGGACAGTGCTCGGATGCCTGGGCTCTGCCTTGTGCTGAAGCAGGGGTGCCGCCAGAGCCCTCATCCTGGCTGTGGGCCTGCAGATGTCCCTTCCTAATGCCGGCAGAGACTGCAGACTCCGAGCTGCAGGGCTAGGGCCCCGGGCCggcttgggggggaggggtggaatcaCAAAGACAGATGGGTCAGGAGTGACTTGGTCCCTGGCATTTAGGGAGCAGAAGGCCAGACCCGGTCAGGCTGCAGCATCCCAAGAGGGGCCCGGTGCCCTCTGCTCGCCCGGCCTGCAGAAGGAGGGGTCCAGCCAGCCGTCTGCAGAGGCCCCGCCCTACGTGGGAGGCCCCGGGACGGTGTGAGATGGGGAGACGGTGACTGGGgctgttttgcttcttttccagGCTGGAAGCTGAACCCCGTGGTAGGCGCCGTCTACGGGCCTGAATTCTATGCAGGTACAGGCTGGAGCCGTCGTTCCGGGCCGGTGGGGGGCGTGGCCAGACGGGAGGCGTGGCCGGCGCGCGCGGGCTGGGGCGTGGTCGCGCAGGTGTGGTTGGGCGGGGCCAGGTGTGGCTGCGCCCCGGCCGGACCCTTTGGCCTGCCCGCACTGTCTCTGGGCCTTTCCTCTCACCGCCTCTTCTCTGGCCCCCTTTCCTGCAGTGACGGGGTTTCCCTACCCCACCACGGGCACAGCCGTTGCCTACAGGGGCGCGCACCTACGGGGTCGGGGCCGGGCCGTGTATAATACGTTTCGGGctgcgccgcccccgccccccatcccaaCTTACGGAGCGTGAGTACCTGGGGAGGCACCGGGAGGGAGGCATGGAGAACGGCCCAGGGGGTGCGGGGAGGGAGGCCTTGGGCAGCCATGGGGCGAGGCAGCATTTCCAGAACTGCGGGGCGCTGTGGGAAGCCCCAAACCTTCACACTACAGTCACCCCCATATCGTACCCTAACCCCATCCTGCCATGGGAACCAAGGGCCACTGGCATTTGGGGGACATTTAGAGCTCCAGCACCTTGCTGGATGATTGGGATGGGATCATGGTTGGCCCTTGAGCTCAGCGAGGGCCTAAGCTCTCTCTGGTCCATTCCCCTGGGCCCAGTGCCCTCTGCCTGGATTCGGGGAGCAGctgcctgggctggggtggggggagggt is a window from the Neovison vison isolate M4711 chromosome 5, ASM_NN_V1, whole genome shotgun sequence genome containing:
- the RBFOX3 gene encoding RNA binding protein fox-1 homolog 3 isoform X4, giving the protein MAQPYPPAQYPPPPQNGIPAEYAPPPPHPTQDYSGQTPVPPEHGLTLYTPAQTHPEQPGAEASTQPIAGAQTVPQTDEAAQTDSQPLHPSDPTEKQQPKRLHVSNIPFRFRDPDLRQMFGQFGKILDVEIIFNERGSKGFGFVTFETSSDADRAREKLNGTIVEGRKIEVNNATARVMTNKKTANPYTNGWKLNPVVGAVYGPEFYAVTGFPYPTTGTAVAYRGAHLRGRGRAVYNTFRAAPPPPPIPTYGAVVYQDGFYGAEIYGGYAAYRYAQPAAAAAAYSDSYGRVYAAADPYHHTIGPAATYSIGTMASLCRGGYSRFTPY